Part of the Triticum urartu cultivar G1812 chromosome 2, Tu2.1, whole genome shotgun sequence genome, gttgacattaattaccaaaatcacccagggagcacttgtgctttcacctcCCCGCTGAACTGCTTCCACTGCAAAACGACAGTCAAATTCTATCATCAGCTTATTACACTCGATTCGTCCTGCTAAGTATATTTCGTTTCTGATTGTTGTTATCTCTGCTGCATCAACACAACTGATATGTGGAAGGAACCAATTAGCTATAGCTATAAAGTTACATTTTAAGTCACGAGCAATGGCACCTATTGCACCCAAAATTGTTTTATATTGGAATGTCACATCTATATTAACAAGGTGGCCCCTCCAAGTTGTCTCTGTCAAACATCGGTCCTGCCCGACGTCGCATCCACCCCATAGCAGAGGATTCCGGTCAACTGACCAGAGAGCTGGATCCACCACCCGCATCCAGTCCATGAGATGAGGCCGGCTCCCTACAATGGCACCACGGAATATGATCGGCAACTGAGGAGGACCGTGTGACCATGGACGCAGGATCCACACTGAGAAGAGGAATAGCCCGGTCAACATGGAATGCAAGGGATTAAATCATGTGCTATGTTACTGATTATGAGAAAACAAACTGACGGGATGGAAGGGAGATAGACAGGTGAACTTACGACGATACATGCTCCAGAGAACTGGCTGAGGTCGGCGTGGCTACCAGAGCCTCCTCCCAGGCTGGAAATAAACCTGCTTCGGACCCCAAAGGCTGGTCCGATGCGACGAACTGACCAAAGCCAACCTTCTCAGCCACGCCGGAGTTACCTTCATCGGAATTAACATCGAGAAGGGAGAGGAGGAGCATGGCACCACGGAAGCCGCCACGGGGACGCATGCATAACACCGGCATGGGAAATAACCAGAGATAATCCCAGAGAGCCGCTGCAGCGAGTTGGACCAGCGGTCGGTGCCGGTAGAGCGCCATCACACAGACATCGGATCCCGCTGCCAAGCCGTATTGTGGACAGGGGGAAAGGATCTCTCCTCGGCACCAAATCGGTTCGGGAGAATCGCAAAAGGGAGTCTGACCAAAGATTCTGTCGGAGGGGCGCGAGAGGGGCCCTGGCAGCCACGCCGGACTGCACCGAGGGGAAAGGGAGTGATAGGTTGTCAGGAGAGAAACACCCGTGTGGGCAGCCTGTGGTGGCCTGGTGGGTTCTCCTGCTAGTAGCGTAACGAATCAACGGCTCTTAAGATTTCTCATCGGTTACAAAAGGAAGAGGAAAAGGAAAACTAAATCACACGATGGAATAGATAATTTGGCTAGACTGCTTAGGTGGAAAGAGGTGGATGGTTGCATGTTGATTGCTGATGTGGACATTGTGCATGATAAGAGAATAGGTAGTAGTGGGGATCAACTTCTTAAAAATGTTAGATTATTTCTCAAAAAAAATATTAATTTTAATAACATCATTGCCCGACTTCTTTCACATTTAATCTTGTGTCTTTATATACTGCTTTGTTGTATGTGCACGTAACGAAATACTTTGTTGTAAAATGAATAcaggctctctctctctctatatatatatatatatatatgagcgcttgcgtttgtgatactgtgttaaaaaaataCAGCTGACTTCACAGTCAGGCGTAAAGATGGAGGACTCATGATCTCCACTCGGCCCCACTTCGCCAACCTTCAAAATCTCAAATTGCGGCTTTCTCGCGAAGCCACGAACGTAATAAATCACCCGGCTTCTCTGCTCCTTCTGATTGGTCAAGTAGTGGAATCCCCTCCCCCTCCACCATCAAAACCCTATTTCCGGCTGGCCGCGCACTGTGTGGCGGCGATGGCCGACGGCATCCTCTCGCCTGCCGTCCACCCGAACGGGCACTCCCCGGAGTTCGTCTTCGGGCACTACCGCGGCCGCCGCGCCGGCATTGTGAAGGCCCTCACCGAAGGtcccccctcccccctctctGGCGTGGATTTTGGTGCGGGGTTTTTTCACGCTGATGGTTGGTTTTATTTGTTTATTGGTCCGCAGATGTGGAGGAGTTCTACCAGCAGTGCGACCCCGGTGAGTTTCCTTACTTCTTCTGATGTTGATTTTGGGGGAGATGGAATTTGTGGTTTCCATCTATTAGCAGGTAGAAATATGTACATAGGCAACCCCAAGGTTAATAATAATATGTAGTTTCACTGACGTTATTTGATTGCCTCGTGATGCTCGATGTAGTTGCTGATTCCATAATATTGGCAGTTTTCGTTGCATTACCAGTGGAATGATTGATGAAGTAATTCCGGTAGTCTCCGATGGAACAAATTTGCTAATGAGTGATGAGTCAAATTTAAAATTTGGGGAGTCAAATCAGGGGAGAATTACGAGTTTGGTGATAATATGGTGCAATGGAAATTCTGTATGCCTTATCTGATTGCGCTACCAGAACATTTAACCATCACTTTTGCTTATATTCAGCTGTAAATTGGAGAAATTGCCATGAATACTAACAATGCGGGTAAATTGAAATGGCCTGTTGAGCTTTGAGTGGCCAAAGGATTGTGCTGCAGAATTGGAAGTCCCGAATTCCCAATTGCCTCTGTCAGTAGTTGGGTGTCACTGCAAAATGCGTAGTGTTGCTGTACTCTGTGTCGGCATCAGCTTGTATGTGCTTGTGGGTTTTCATTAAATTAATGATACTGCATGCActagcatgctcattttgtgtcATGTCGTTTTCTGGGTTACTTGTGGAATGAACAAAGTTGTCATCTTCGTAGGCACAACTCTGACTTGTGATGACCCTTTATTTGCCAGACGAGAAGGCCTTGTGCCTCGTTGGACTGCCTGATGGGACCTGGGAAGTGAGTCAACTACCTGAGGAGGTTCCTGTTCAACTTCCTGAGCCAGTATGTGGGATAAACTTTGCTCGTGATGTTACACCCAAGAAAGTTTGGCTATCTATGATAGCTATTCATAGTGATGCATGGTTAATGTCCATAGCATTTTACCACGCGGGTCGTGTCTCATTTGACAGAGCTGGCAGGTATGCTGCTTTTCTTTACTGCAAACGCTATATTTCTTCCTTTCTTTTACAATCAATTTCTTTTCCAAGCAGGACATTCTATGTGTTGAATGTATTGCATGATACAGTCCATACTTTGCTTGCTACTACAACTTACTATGCACAAAGACGTTCAGCACCGTGTCATACATTTCATTTCATTTTCATTTGGAAATATCTCAATGTGAATTTGTAATGTATGTAAATCTGTGAGTCTTAGGCCCTTTTGCTAATCTTTGTCATAATTCACTCAGATAATGGACCTTATTTTTTTAAATGCCTTTTCTCCCTTTTACCTTCTTATTTCTCATAGAGCCTAGAATTAGTTGTTAGGTGCATACACCTCTTTACAATTCTTGTAACCCAACAAGTGCAGAGTGTTCTGATAAATATTTGAATATTTTCACTAGTTGAATATAAACCTCTACTAATTGAATGATGTCTGAACAAAGAAAAAAGCTGATCAAAATGGTAAGTGGAGCAGTACTGAGGATGTTATATTTGGTGGAAAGTATCAGTACTGATATTCTTATCTAGCTTGCTGTATATTTCAAGAAATCATCAGTATTTAAGCATTTCTTACTGTCTATAGTGATGTTCTAACTTCAATCGACGAATGCTTCATCATTTACATTTTCAATTGTATTTATATCCCCTAAAGTATCTTCTACTCCCTCTGTACAAGTCTCTAAAatgtcttatatttaggaacggaggtagtATATGTCATGATTGTCGGATAATTTTGCAACAGTTTCACATTTTTTATGGTGCATAGATTGCAGTATTGTCATTATCATTTCAAGCCATTCATTTTGTCTTCGGCAAAAATGGGCTAGATGTAATGTGTTTTTTAAACTTGGCCTTCTTTAGGTAAGATGGGCAACATTCCTCCTGCTTGTTCTTGTCTAAGAACCAAACTTGGAGGACCAATTTGCTTTTCACTTCAACTCATGCTGACAGATTTGTGCAACTTCTTGAGATAAACCATCATACCTACTTAATGAACTGCTGCTGTCTTCTAAAGTTGCAATGATAGTGCTGGGTTCTGAACCTATGTGGCATTGGTTCTCCTTTACGTTCTTGCTTCTGAACGGAGCTTGTTTTGTGATGCATGTCATTTCTATGCCAGCCTAGATAGGTGTATCCGGAGTACGGTGTTTAGTTTGGAACGAAGTACTGATTGCTATCATGGAGTTTGATAATGGTGCTGAAGTGGCACTTGTATTTTGGTTGCAGGGAACAGCTCTTCAGGTTGATCAATCGTCTTCCCACTGTCTATGAAGCTGTGACAGGAAGCTATGAGAGGCAAGCACAGACCCCCAACGGCAGCAGGAAAAATAAGTCCAGCTCCCAGGTTAACATGCGCTGACCACACGACATTCCTTATTTGTTGTACATATCAAACACAGGCTTTATCAATTATCACTCATTCTGCATCCCATTCCAGCCACCAAATCAATTCACTTCTAACTGCAAGCCGGTGACACCGGCCCTGCCGATGCCCAAGGAAGATTACTACGCCAATTTCAACAGCTGGAAGGTAATGGAGGACCGGCCAATGCTCAAGGAGGAGGATGGTGGCAAAGAGGGTGGGGGCGGCGAGGATCAAGCTATAACCAAGTGTGCCGGTTGCGACGAGATCTACAGCGCTAACGACGGGCACCTATGGATTGGCTGCGACCACTGTCAGAGGTGGTTCCACGGCAAGTGTGTTGGCGTGACTACTGAGATGGCGAACGGAATCGAGGACTACATGTGCCCTGGTTGCAGCTACAAAGCCACGACGAAAGCTTCTGACTCGATATAGCGGTGATGATGAAAGCTTCCGACTCGTGATGGTGGTGACTGGTGATGCTTGAACCATGGGAAATCTCTCATTTCCCAACGATGCTGTTTGCTCCGCTGTTGCGTTATCTTGGTGACATGTTAGGATTTTGGCTGGTGATGGGGACAGGAGGTGGCTTTGTACAGGCCGTTGGCTTGGGTTCAAACATCCCAATGTGGTGCTCCTTTTTTTGAATTTTGACACCGTTTCAAATCAAAATCATCTGAGGGGACATAGTACGGGTAGTACTGTACTATGTTGGTAGTAGTATGAGTAGGCCATCTGTTgctttctactccctccgttcctaaatactccctccgtccggaaatacttgtcatcaagatgaataaaagaggatgtatctagatgtattttagttctagatacaccccttcttatccattttgatgacaagtatttccggacggagggagtataagtctttgtatagatttcACTATGGACTACATACAAAGTAAAATAAGTGAATCTTCActctaaaatgcatctatatacatctgtatgtggttcATAATGAAATCTCTACACAGACTTATTTAGGAACAGATGGAGTAGTTTTGATGGATTGTTGAGCGTGAAAACCCACCTCTCTAGTAATTAAATGGTTGGTTAGTGAATTGACATGCCATCCGTTTGCTCTGCCTGCCATTGTTACTCTCACACTGGATACACATCTTTGCGATGGCATCTGGGGTGCTACTTCTCTTTGAAATGAATCCGTGATAGATGCTCTCAGAAAGAATATTGGATTGCCAATAATAGTTCCTACCCCTAGCCTACATGAACTACAGCCAAATGGTTTGATGAACCTAATGatcggcagcagcagcagctctaGCCTGCTCCAGGATCCTCACCAGCGGCTTGCAGCCGCACCGTTGTGCTTCGTCGAGCGGGGTGTTGCCCCACCTGTCTGCGGCCACAAGGTCAGCACCAAACTCCACCAGCATCCCAGCGACGAGGTGCAGGCCCTCGCTGGCGGCTACGTGGAGGGGCGTCCTCCGGTCGTAGTTCCTGCAGTTGGGGTCGATGCCGAACCTGAGCAGCCTCCTCAGCAGGTCGATCTTGCCCTGGGCGACCACCCTGCACAGGTAGCCTCCTGCGTCCTCCAGGTTCAGCGCCGCGCCGTGCGCCACCAGCAGCGAGATGATCCTCTCGTGCCCTGATTTCACCGCTTGCAGCAGCGGCGACTTCCCAGACTTATCTGCATTTTCAGATGTGTGTGTTAGTTGcttcatactccctccgtccaaaaaagcttgtccctcaaatggatgaATCTAGCACCAAGTTAGTGCGAGATACACCCATTTGAGAGATAAGTTTGGGACAAGtttttccggacggagggagtactactgtTTTGAACTGCTTCTgtaaataaaaaaagaaaaaggaaaccgCACCTATGCTGTTGACGTTTGCTCCTCGCTGGATAAGGAACCTGACGATATCTTCGTATCCTCTTGATGCAGCCACATGCTGCAAGGAAAAGATGTGGGAAAAGTTGAAGAGTTGTTACTGTGCAAATAGAATCTTGACTGATAATTTTTGCAGTTAActtttagtactccctccgtaaactaatataagagcgtttagaatactaaagtagtgatctaaacactcttatattagtttacagagggagtactagttaGCATGTGGAACTCCTGTAGTAATTTGACTGATGATTGATCTGCAAAGGTTCACGTACCAAGGAGGTCCTCCCGTCGTAATCCGGTTTACTCGGATCTGCTCCTGCACCGATCAAGCCTTTCAACCGAAACAAATCTCCATGGTAGGCAGCATTGTTGACTCCAAGGACCAGGTCAGCTTCTTGCTTTGCTATAAGGTATGTGATATCTGATTCTAGTTGCTTCCCCTTTGACTCTGTTCGTTTCCCCTGCAGAAGAAATGCTTCAGTACCGCCAATCTTTTTGCGTCGAAATGCTAACATTTACTATGATTCTACTGCTAAATTAGGATGTACCTTGAGTAGGTTGCTCAGTATCTGACGGCTATCCTTGAGGTACATTTGCAAGATGCTAGTCAGGGACTGCTTGTCAATTCTCAAGAGGCTGCAGAGTTCACTGACTCTAACTGTGTATGGCTGTCGAGTGTTGCAGATCACGGCGACGTCGCCGACTATGTCGTAGGGCAGCAGCTCTGAGACGATCTCTTCTGATCCGCCTTCTCCGGCGGCGGCGAACTCTTCCTGTAAGATCACATGGGACATGATAGGTGAAGGTCAGTAATACAGCAGAGTTGTGTTTTCTCTTGGTTTATGGAGAAAAATTCAGTGAAAAGTAGTACCAGACATCCATGTGCCACAATGTATATCTGATCCACTACAGTGCCTTGCTCCAAAATAACTTCCCCGGGGAGGAAGAATTCTTCCTGTATTTTAACCACCTGAAACCATCAACTGAAGAGTTAGATGAATTGTCCACCTGAGATAAACTGCAGTGAGACAAGCATGAGTCTACTCAAGTTCTTACAATCTGGCTCAGGAAGTCTTCTGAGCATCCTCTGAACAGGTGCACTTTTGAGACCGTTTCCAGGTACAGTGTCTGGGAGAAGTTTAAAACAAAATGCTCAAACTGATTAAAGTTGCTCCAAAAAGAAAATTTATTTGGTCAGAGAAAAACTAGCCTGAAGCCCTGAACAGTACCTTGGATCGGACCGCGGCGGGTATGTCGTCGACGATCCTGTCTCTCTTGTAGCTGCTCTCGTACTGCAGCAGCAGGTGCGCCTTCACCTGGGAGCTGATGTCGCTGCACAGCCGGTTTCTGTTCATGTACCTGATGAGCTCCGTCATCTTGTCCCGGAACCGCTCGGTCCTGGACCCCTTGACGATGAGCGCCGTCATGTTCCCGATGAGGTAGGCGCCGAGCAGCATGCTGAAGGAGACGTACACCACGATGAACACCATCTCCCTCGGGTTCACCGCATGCACATCACCATAGCCTGCACATGTTTTTTTCTTGTGTCAGATCAAGAACTGCAACCGACATGGGGCATGCATGGCGTCGAGAATGCTTATTACCGACTGTGGCCATGGTGACGATGGCGAGGTAGAGGGAGGTGATGTAGCGGGTGAGCAGGTCGACCTTCCTGAAGTTGATGTAGCTCTGGTCGCCCATGGCGAGGCTCCCGATCCAGGTGCCCCCCTCGCGCGCCGGGGGCAGCGTGGTGGCGAGGTAGTAGAAGACGCAGGCGGCGGTGTGCGTGCAGTAGAGCTCCACGGTGGCCAGCTTCGCGATCCGCGTGAAGAGGTAGCTGATGCGGATGTCCTTCTCCATCTTCTTGAAGAAGCCCTGGATCTTCCTCGCCCTGTACAGCCGCAGCCACACCAGGTACCTCACCACCTCCATCCTCCCCGTAAACTGATCACGCAAGGAGCCAGCAATGGTGTCATGGACTCATGGTGTCTCGTGTGTGTATCAACTTCTTTTTCATTCTTTCCGATGCAGAAATGTTGATCGGACTGGTTCTTGAGATTGTGAACCAAGTTAATTTACCTTGTAGACTGCGTCCCAGGGGAAGCATCCGAGCATGTCGAGAGCGAAGCTGCCCTTGATGTAGCTGAAAAGGCAAGAACACTTTCAGAAATTCAGAAACATGTCATTCCGTCTTGAGTTCATTGTGAGAGGCTCTGACCGTAGCGCGATCCTCTGCTGGTCGTAGACCACCCGGTGGGTGTGAGGGTCACGGTAGGCGAGGAAGAAGTGGACGGCGACGTCGGCGAGGAAGATGAGCTGCACGCACTCGAGGTCCAGCAGGTGctcggggatgccccgga contains:
- the LOC125538498 gene encoding potassium channel KOR2-like, producing the protein MSGHICIYVCSALCLHWTAQSNTFNTCKLYREGMEREIGPEYELNEIDGGTLHGSVGSRLSLFAREFKWRSSSWHSSSALRLPNNCYGSSFVIDPNGRWYRMWSNMMFLWSIYSVFYTPFAFCFFRGIPEHLLDLECVQLIFLADVAVHFFLAYRDPHTHRVVYDQQRIALRYIKGSFALDMLGCFPWDAVYKFTGRMEVVRYLVWLRLYRARKIQGFFKKMEKDIRISYLFTRIAKLATVELYCTHTAACVFYYLATTLPPAREGGTWIGSLAMGDQSYINFRKVDLLTRYITSLYLAIVTMATVGYGDVHAVNPREMVFIVVYVSFSMLLGAYLIGNMTALIVKGSRTERFRDKMTELIRYMNRNRLCSDISSQVKAHLLLQYESSYKRDRIVDDIPAAVRSKTLYLETVSKVHLFRGCSEDFLSQIVVKIQEEFFLPGEVILEQGTVVDQIYIVAHGCLEEFAAAGEGGSEEIVSELLPYDIVGDVAVICNTRQPYTVRVSELCSLLRIDKQSLTSILQMYLKDSRQILSNLLKGKRTESKGKQLESDITYLIAKQEADLVLGVNNAAYHGDLFRLKGLIGAGADPSKPDYDGRTSLHVAASRGYEDIVRFLIQRGANVNSIDKSGKSPLLQAVKSGHERIISLLVAHGAALNLEDAGGYLCRVVAQGKIDLLRRLLRFGIDPNCRNYDRRTPLHVAASEGLHLVAGMLVEFGADLVAADRWGNTPLDEAQRCGCKPLVRILEQARAAAAADH
- the LOC125538499 gene encoding PHD finger protein ALFIN-LIKE 4-like: MADGILSPAVHPNGHSPEFVFGHYRGRRAGIVKALTEDVEEFYQQCDPDEKALCLVGLPDGTWEVSQLPEEVPVQLPEPVCGINFARDVTPKKVWLSMIAIHSDAWLMSIAFYHAGRVSFDRAGREQLFRLINRLPTVYEAVTGSYERQAQTPNGSRKNKSSSQPPNQFTSNCKPVTPALPMPKEDYYANFNSWKVMEDRPMLKEEDGGKEGGGGEDQAITKCAGCDEIYSANDGHLWIGCDHCQRWFHGKCVGVTTEMANGIEDYMCPGCSYKATTKASDSI